One part of the Pseudomonas leptonychotis genome encodes these proteins:
- a CDS encoding UTRA domain-containing protein, which produces MRDEAPRAVTAICRALEEQIEHGLLPSGSQLPAERKLSEVFDTTRITLREALGQLEAQGLIYREERRGWFVSPPRVAYNPLVRSHFHAMVGEQGRVPATEVLSARLIPASAEICQLLALPALSSVYQIRRARRIDGRLVLYVEHYLNPNYFAGILDFDLTRSLTELYASEYGIHYGRVRFDMVPTALHSEAAGALKVAVGSPALRIVRINRDQHGRLIDCDLEFWRHDALHVSVEVPE; this is translated from the coding sequence ATGCGCGATGAAGCGCCACGGGCAGTCACTGCTATATGCCGGGCATTGGAAGAGCAGATTGAGCACGGGTTGTTGCCTTCAGGCAGCCAGTTACCAGCGGAGCGCAAGCTCAGTGAAGTATTCGACACCACGCGCATCACCTTGCGTGAAGCACTAGGCCAGCTTGAAGCCCAGGGGCTGATTTATCGTGAGGAGCGGCGTGGCTGGTTTGTATCGCCACCGCGCGTGGCCTACAACCCGCTGGTGCGCAGCCACTTTCACGCCATGGTTGGTGAGCAAGGCCGGGTGCCGGCCACCGAGGTGTTGAGTGCGCGGTTGATACCGGCCAGCGCGGAAATCTGTCAGCTGTTGGCGTTGCCGGCGCTGTCCAGCGTGTATCAAATACGCCGTGCACGGCGTATCGACGGGCGCTTGGTGCTGTATGTCGAGCACTACCTCAATCCGAATTACTTCGCCGGCATTCTGGATTTCGACCTAACCCGCTCGCTAACCGAGTTGTACGCCAGTGAGTACGGCATTCATTACGGGCGGGTGCGTTTCGACATGGTGCCGACTGCTTTGCACAGCGAGGCCGCTGGCGCATTGAAAGTGGCGGTGGGCAGCCCAGCGCTGCGCATCGTGCGGATCAACCGTGACCAGCACGGCCGGCTGATTGATTGCGATCTGGAGTTCTGGCGCCACGACGCCCTGCATGTGAGCGTCGAAGTACCGGAGTGA
- a CDS encoding HAD family hydrolase codes for MALAIFDLDETLIGGDCASLWTQEMVKFGWADGESFIAREQELMRQYAAGSLAMEDYMAFTLSPLVGRTPEEVAHVVEPFVEDVIEPIFYSDATRCLATHRAAGDRILVISASAHFLVSAIAARLKIEEVLAIDLEEQHGHYSGRTQGVLTYRDGKVTRLQNWLQEQGESLDGAYFYSDSRNDLPLLQVVEKPHVVNPDPTLLQHAQQAGWPILSWR; via the coding sequence ATGGCCCTGGCAATTTTCGACCTGGACGAAACCCTGATTGGCGGCGACTGCGCCAGCCTCTGGACCCAGGAAATGGTCAAGTTCGGCTGGGCAGATGGCGAGAGCTTTATCGCCCGCGAACAAGAGCTGATGCGCCAGTACGCCGCCGGCAGCCTGGCCATGGAAGACTATATGGCCTTCACCCTCTCCCCGCTGGTAGGCCGCACGCCAGAAGAAGTCGCCCATGTGGTCGAGCCCTTTGTTGAAGACGTGATCGAGCCGATTTTCTACAGCGACGCCACCCGCTGCCTGGCCACCCATCGCGCCGCCGGTGACCGTATCTTAGTGATTTCCGCCTCGGCGCATTTTCTGGTCAGCGCTATCGCTGCACGCCTGAAAATCGAAGAAGTGTTGGCCATCGACCTGGAAGAGCAACATGGCCACTACAGCGGCCGCACCCAGGGCGTACTGACCTACCGCGACGGCAAAGTCACCCGCCTCCAGAATTGGCTGCAAGAACAGGGCGAAAGCCTCGACGGCGCTTACTTCTACTCCGACTCGCGCAACGACCTGCCGCTGCTGCAAGTGGTCGAAAAACCCCATGTGGTCAACCCTGACCCAACCCTGTTGCAACATGCCCAACAGGCCGGCTGGCCAATCCTTAGCTGGCGTTGA
- a CDS encoding MBL fold metallo-hydrolase, with amino-acid sequence MKITQLRNATLIVEFGEVCLLVDPMLAAQGQLPALKYFARRRRNPLVEMPNNAAEHLQRVTHCLITHCQKGHFDHLDRTAIRWLRERNTPVLCMAEDADYLRKRRLNVQELPGMSGGTFFNGSIQAIACLHGEGFIGNLMAHGYGYFIQIPGEPSLYLAGDTLLTADVRHCLTELAPTVSVLPAGGARFDLGGEIIMDQADILAALQLSSGIIVANHLEALDHCPVTRADLLQEATRRGFNKRLRVPLDGETLEFSLSRQNQLAV; translated from the coding sequence ATGAAAATCACTCAACTGCGCAATGCCACCCTGATCGTCGAATTCGGCGAAGTATGCCTGCTTGTCGACCCCATGCTCGCCGCACAGGGCCAGCTACCAGCCCTCAAATACTTCGCCCGGCGTCGGCGTAATCCACTGGTTGAGATGCCCAACAATGCCGCTGAACACCTGCAACGGGTGACCCATTGCTTGATCACCCATTGCCAAAAAGGCCACTTCGACCACCTCGACCGTACCGCCATCCGCTGGCTGCGCGAACGCAACACGCCTGTGCTGTGCATGGCAGAGGATGCGGATTACCTACGCAAGCGCCGGCTCAACGTGCAGGAACTGCCCGGCATGAGCGGCGGTACATTCTTTAATGGTTCGATCCAGGCAATTGCCTGCCTACATGGGGAGGGTTTTATCGGCAATTTGATGGCCCATGGCTACGGCTACTTCATCCAGATACCAGGTGAACCCAGCCTCTACCTCGCCGGTGACACTCTGCTGACTGCAGATGTCCGTCACTGCCTGACAGAACTGGCACCGACCGTGAGTGTATTGCCGGCAGGTGGCGCGCGCTTCGACCTAGGCGGCGAGATCATCATGGACCAAGCCGATATTCTCGCGGCGCTTCAACTCAGCAGCGGCATCATCGTAGCCAACCACCTGGAGGCACTCGATCACTGCCCGGTGACACGCGCCGACCTGCTGCAGGAGGCTACTCGCCGGGGGTTCAATAAGCGTCTGCGGGTACCGCTGGATGGCGAGACCCTGGAATTCTCACTGTCACGGCAAAATCAGCTAGCCGTTTAG
- the zapE gene encoding cell division protein ZapE, protein MDCSSPLAAYQQAIDLDGFKSDPAQWLAAQALHDCHHALHHAAPANPTRGVYLWGPVGRGKTWLMDSFYKGLKVPARRQHFHHFMRWVHRRLFQLTGTPDPLQALAVELAREVRVLCFDELFVSDIGDAIILGRLFQVMLEQGVVLVATSNQPPELLYAEGFNRERFLPAVAALQRHMQVVSIDGQEDHRLHPGVTHSRYWLATAGLPGVLSRHFSELAAGKPSSGQPLVLGARSVQTVRHCENVLWCRFSDLCEQPLATQDFIALCDRFRAILLSEVPNLSSPQRAAKIARGTEDGVERVQAGDRQLPALSVKDDSVRRFIALVDECYDRKVPLYLEAQVPLAELYTEGYLSFAFRRTLSRLQEMQLERFGANA, encoded by the coding sequence ATGGATTGCAGCTCACCGCTCGCCGCCTATCAACAGGCCATCGACCTCGATGGTTTTAAATCTGACCCCGCTCAGTGGCTGGCCGCCCAAGCCTTACACGACTGCCATCACGCCTTGCATCACGCTGCGCCTGCGAATCCCACTCGCGGGGTATACCTGTGGGGCCCCGTTGGGCGTGGCAAAACCTGGCTGATGGACAGTTTTTACAAGGGTTTGAAGGTCCCGGCGCGGCGCCAGCACTTTCACCACTTTATGCGCTGGGTGCATAGGCGCCTGTTTCAACTCACCGGCACACCGGACCCGCTGCAGGCGCTAGCCGTGGAGCTGGCCCGCGAGGTGCGCGTGCTGTGCTTTGACGAACTGTTTGTCAGCGATATTGGCGATGCGATTATTCTCGGCCGGCTATTTCAGGTGATGCTCGAACAGGGCGTGGTGCTGGTGGCCACCTCTAACCAGCCGCCCGAACTGCTGTATGCCGAAGGCTTTAACCGCGAACGTTTTCTGCCGGCGGTTGCCGCTCTGCAGCGGCATATGCAGGTGGTAAGCATCGACGGCCAGGAAGATCACCGTCTGCATCCCGGTGTTACCCATAGCCGTTATTGGCTTGCCACAGCGGGTTTACCCGGCGTGTTGAGCCGGCACTTCAGCGAGCTGGCCGCCGGTAAACCCAGCAGTGGACAGCCACTTGTCCTCGGCGCGCGCAGCGTACAAACCGTGCGCCACTGCGAAAACGTGCTCTGGTGCCGTTTTAGCGACCTTTGCGAGCAGCCCCTGGCCACGCAGGACTTTATCGCCTTGTGCGACCGTTTCCGCGCCATCCTCCTTAGCGAAGTGCCGAACCTAAGCAGCCCACAACGCGCAGCGAAAATCGCCCGAGGCACCGAGGATGGCGTTGAGCGGGTACAAGCAGGTGATCGGCAACTGCCTGCCCTGTCGGTCAAGGATGACAGCGTGAGGCGCTTTATCGCTCTGGTGGATGAGTGCTACGACCGCAAGGTGCCGTTGTACCTCGAAGCCCAGGTGCCGCTCGCCGAACTCTATACCGAGGGATACCTGAGCTTCGCCTTTCGCCGCACACTCAGCCGCTTGCAAGAAATGCAGCTAGAGCGCTTCGGCGCCAATGCGTAA
- the arsN2 gene encoding arsenic resistance N-acetyltransferase ArsN2, translating into MNFYRHPPTAAAKALLAAAGLPTADLEAEHFSHFIGGGPVHAPEALIGLQPYGEAALLRSLVVSPAARSRGYGSALVTEIEAYGQQIGVRELYLLTNSAEAFFSNRGYRILDRADVPEAIRQTAEFSSLCPASAICMHKRIETR; encoded by the coding sequence ATGAACTTTTACCGTCACCCGCCAACTGCTGCAGCCAAAGCACTACTGGCAGCGGCCGGGTTGCCAACCGCTGACCTTGAGGCTGAGCACTTCAGTCACTTTATCGGCGGCGGTCCTGTGCACGCCCCCGAAGCGCTGATCGGCCTGCAGCCCTACGGCGAGGCAGCACTGCTGCGCTCACTGGTGGTCAGCCCTGCCGCTCGTAGCAGGGGTTATGGCAGCGCACTGGTTACCGAAATCGAAGCCTATGGACAGCAAATCGGCGTACGTGAGCTGTACCTGTTGACCAACAGCGCCGAAGCCTTTTTCAGCAACCGTGGTTACCGCATCCTCGACAGAGCTGACGTGCCTGAGGCAATTCGCCAGACCGCCGAATTTTCCAGCCTCTGCCCTGCCAGTGCGATCTGCATGCACAAGCGGATCGAGACACGCTGA
- a CDS encoding ABC transporter substrate-binding protein, with the protein MKQLLMASLMGSAIALATSAMAADMDMQALEKAARAEGAVNSVGMPDSWANWKDTWVDLEKKYGLKHMDTDMSSAQEIAKFAAEKDNATADIGDVGAAFGPIAVQQGVTQAYKPSTWEQIPAWAKDTDGHWMLAYTGSIAFIVNKQLVKDIPHSWADLKKGTYKVSAGDVSTAAQAVNGVLAAAIAMGGNESNVKPALEFYGELAKQGRLSLANPTIQTLEKGEVEVGVVWDFNGLSYRDQIDPERFEVMIPSDGSVISGYSTIINKWAKNPNAAKLAREYILSDAGQINLAKGNARPIRAEHLTLPAEVQAKLLPQEQYAKVQPIKDAAAWEATSKALPRLWQEHVIINMN; encoded by the coding sequence ATGAAACAACTGCTGATGGCTTCACTGATGGGCTCGGCCATTGCCCTGGCAACCTCTGCCATGGCTGCTGACATGGACATGCAAGCACTGGAGAAGGCTGCGCGCGCAGAAGGCGCGGTAAACAGTGTCGGCATGCCGGATAGCTGGGCCAACTGGAAGGACACTTGGGTTGACCTGGAGAAAAAATACGGCTTGAAGCACATGGACACCGACATGAGCTCGGCCCAGGAAATTGCCAAATTTGCCGCTGAAAAAGACAACGCCACTGCCGATATTGGCGACGTCGGTGCGGCCTTCGGCCCCATCGCGGTGCAGCAAGGTGTTACCCAAGCCTACAAACCCAGCACCTGGGAACAAATTCCAGCCTGGGCCAAGGACACAGATGGCCATTGGATGCTCGCCTACACCGGCTCCATCGCCTTTATCGTCAACAAGCAGCTGGTCAAGGACATCCCGCACTCCTGGGCTGATCTGAAAAAAGGCACCTACAAAGTGTCGGCTGGCGATGTCAGCACCGCCGCACAAGCGGTAAACGGTGTACTGGCTGCCGCCATCGCCATGGGCGGTAATGAAAGCAACGTTAAACCCGCACTGGAGTTCTACGGCGAACTGGCCAAGCAAGGCCGTCTGTCGCTGGCCAACCCAACCATCCAGACCCTGGAAAAAGGCGAAGTCGAAGTCGGCGTAGTGTGGGACTTCAACGGCCTGAGCTACCGCGATCAGATCGACCCAGAGCGCTTTGAAGTGATGATTCCGTCTGACGGTTCGGTGATTTCCGGTTACAGCACCATCATCAACAAATGGGCAAAAAACCCTAACGCCGCCAAACTGGCGCGTGAGTACATCTTGAGCGACGCTGGCCAAATCAACCTGGCCAAAGGTAATGCCCGGCCGATCCGCGCCGAACACCTGACCCTGCCAGCCGAGGTTCAAGCCAAGCTGCTGCCGCAAGAGCAGTACGCCAAGGTTCAGCCGATCAAAGATGCTGCTGCCTGGGAAGCCACCTCTAAAGCCCTGCCGCGCCTGTGGCAAGAGCACGTCATCATCAACATGAACTAA
- a CDS encoding GlxA family transcriptional regulator gives MPMQKIGLLLYPGCMPAGLFAFADLLTAANRRVGEQHFELCWIGLGSEPVDCAQGMRLQPQSSLAQAECSAVLIPGLWADSDAMITAALEANRGLIRALNQLPRTTQLWSYCTGVCLLAQSGRLQGERATATWWLASSMQARFPQVHWQFEQTQVSNRLNATASGVSGYLAIARMLLEQQLGSVAYREIATLMVLPRPEPATPVFRAVGLMQQTEPLLRRLHLVVERLPAQQLSVQRLADELAVSARTLARKVKSLTGLAVADQVRLIKLNQAGERLLLTADSISRISVALGYGDESSFRRTFKHVTGLTPAAYRQQYKL, from the coding sequence ATGCCTATGCAGAAGATCGGTCTGCTGCTGTATCCCGGTTGCATGCCTGCAGGCCTGTTCGCCTTCGCCGACCTGCTGACGGCGGCCAATCGACGTGTTGGCGAGCAGCACTTTGAGCTGTGTTGGATTGGCTTGGGCAGCGAGCCGGTCGATTGCGCACAGGGCATGCGCTTGCAACCACAGAGCAGTCTGGCTCAGGCCGAATGCAGTGCAGTGCTGATTCCCGGGCTCTGGGCGGATTCGGACGCGATGATCACTGCGGCACTGGAGGCCAACCGAGGTCTGATTCGGGCGTTAAATCAGCTACCGCGCACGACACAGCTGTGGAGCTACTGCACCGGCGTGTGCCTGCTGGCGCAGAGCGGGCGTTTGCAGGGTGAGCGAGCGACGGCAACCTGGTGGTTGGCGTCCAGTATGCAAGCGCGCTTTCCTCAGGTGCACTGGCAGTTTGAGCAGACTCAGGTGAGCAATCGGCTGAATGCCACGGCCTCGGGTGTAAGTGGTTACCTGGCGATTGCCCGGATGCTGCTTGAACAGCAGCTTGGGTCGGTGGCTTATCGCGAGATCGCCACGCTGATGGTGTTGCCCCGCCCGGAACCGGCGACGCCAGTGTTCCGCGCTGTTGGCCTGATGCAGCAAACGGAGCCACTGTTGCGCAGGTTGCACCTGGTGGTGGAGCGCCTGCCGGCACAGCAGCTCAGCGTGCAGCGGCTTGCCGATGAACTGGCCGTTTCCGCACGCACTCTGGCGCGTAAGGTCAAATCGTTGACAGGGTTGGCGGTGGCGGATCAGGTGCGCCTGATCAAGCTCAACCAGGCAGGAGAACGGCTGCTCCTCACTGCAGACTCGATCAGCCGGATCAGCGTCGCTCTGGGTTACGGCGATGAGTCGAGCTTTCGACGCACCTTCAAGCATGTGACCGGTCTTACCCCGGCGGCCTACCGACAGCAGTACAAACTTTAG
- a CDS encoding alkaline phosphatase family protein: protein MSHNVILVVLDGLSYQVAQHALGHLQAYCQAGRAALYKLDCELPALSRPLYEAILTGVAPIDSGIVNNDVSRLSTQRSMFHYARDAGLITAAAAYHWVSELYNRSPFQAARDRHTSDVALPIQHGHFYYADHYPDSHLFADADSLRQRHAPNLLLVHPMNIDDAGHKHGLDSAQYRNSARMADVHLAEYIQPWLDAGYQILVTADHGMNNDRSHNGLLPEEREVPLLVLGSAFSLDPNAEPKQLEICGTVCELLGVAHDKPVCRELLS from the coding sequence ATGTCGCACAACGTCATCCTCGTGGTTCTGGATGGCCTGAGCTATCAGGTGGCTCAGCATGCGCTGGGGCATCTGCAGGCTTATTGCCAAGCCGGACGCGCCGCGCTGTACAAGCTCGACTGTGAACTCCCGGCCCTCTCACGCCCGCTCTATGAAGCCATTTTGACTGGTGTTGCGCCGATCGACAGCGGCATCGTCAATAACGATGTATCGCGCTTGTCGACTCAGCGCAGCATGTTCCACTACGCCCGCGACGCCGGCCTGATTACCGCTGCGGCGGCTTATCACTGGGTCAGCGAGCTGTATAACCGCTCGCCGTTTCAGGCTGCCCGTGATCGCCATACCAGCGATGTGGCGCTGCCGATTCAGCATGGCCACTTTTACTACGCCGACCATTACCCGGATTCGCACCTGTTCGCCGATGCCGACAGCCTGCGCCAGCGCCATGCGCCCAATCTGCTACTGGTGCACCCGATGAATATCGACGATGCCGGCCACAAACACGGCCTCGACAGCGCGCAATACCGCAACAGCGCGCGCATGGCCGATGTGCACTTGGCCGAATACATTCAGCCCTGGCTGGATGCGGGCTACCAGATTCTGGTGACTGCCGACCACGGCATGAACAACGACCGCTCGCACAACGGCCTGCTGCCAGAAGAACGTGAAGTACCCCTGCTGGTGCTCGGCAGCGCGTTCAGCCTCGACCCCAACGCCGAGCCCAAACAGCTTGAAATCTGTGGCACGGTCTGCGAGCTACTCGGCGTGGCCCACGACAAACCCGTGTGCCGGGAGCTTCTATCGTGA
- a CDS encoding ABC transporter permease gives MSALRGKWLALLCLLPFALFFIAFQIAPLLWVASNSLHTSEGWSLGNFTEAFSSPFYRQAMRHSLEVAFWSSLIGISIAILGSYSLRQVDSKLRDFVMAFTNMTSNFSGVPLAFAFVILLGFNGALTIVLKQAGIIEDFNLYSKTGLIVLYTYFQIPLGVLLLYPAFDALREDWRESAELLGASNWQFWRHIGLPVLTPALLGTFVILLANALGAYATVYALTTGNFNILPIRIAAMVSGDIFLDPNMASALAMILVGLMTLITLVHQWLLRRSYHVSR, from the coding sequence ATCTCTGCCCTGCGTGGCAAATGGTTGGCCCTACTCTGCCTGCTGCCTTTTGCCTTGTTCTTTATCGCCTTTCAGATCGCCCCACTGCTCTGGGTCGCCAGCAACAGCCTGCACACCAGTGAGGGTTGGAGCCTCGGTAACTTCACCGAGGCCTTTTCCTCACCGTTCTATCGTCAGGCCATGCGCCACAGTTTGGAGGTGGCGTTCTGGTCGAGTTTGATCGGCATCAGCATTGCCATCCTTGGCAGCTACTCGCTGCGTCAAGTGGACAGCAAGCTGCGCGATTTCGTCATGGCCTTCACCAACATGACCAGCAACTTTTCCGGCGTGCCGCTGGCGTTTGCCTTTGTCATTCTGCTGGGCTTCAACGGCGCACTGACCATTGTGCTCAAGCAGGCGGGGATCATTGAGGACTTTAACCTCTACTCCAAGACTGGCCTGATCGTGCTCTACACCTACTTCCAGATCCCACTCGGTGTACTGCTGCTCTACCCGGCCTTCGATGCACTGCGTGAAGACTGGCGCGAGTCTGCGGAGTTACTCGGTGCGAGCAACTGGCAGTTCTGGCGGCACATTGGTTTGCCGGTGTTGACCCCGGCCCTGCTCGGCACCTTTGTAATCCTGCTGGCCAACGCCCTGGGCGCTTACGCCACGGTGTATGCACTGACCACCGGCAACTTCAACATCCTGCCGATTCGTATTGCCGCCATGGTCTCTGGCGACATCTTCCTCGACCCGAATATGGCCAGTGCGCTGGCGATGATTCTGGTGGGCCTGATGACCCTGATTACCCTGGTTCACCAATGGCTGTTGCGTCGGAGCTACCATGTCTCACGCTGA
- a CDS encoding ABC transporter ATP-binding protein — MSFLSIQGLHKSYGSTSIFTDINCEIAKGEFITLLGPSGCGKSTLLRCIAGLTGVNGGQVLLDGEDLVPVAPQKRGIGMVFQSYALFPNMTVQQNVAFGLRMQKVKSSEAEQRVKEVLALVELNDFANRYPPQLSGGQCQRVALARSLVTRPRLLLLDEPLSALDARIRKHLREQIRNIQQEMGLTTIFVTHDQEEALVMSDRIFLMNAGKIVQSGDAETLYTAPADVFAAGFIGNYNLLDADAASRLLLRPIHSRVAIRPEAIQIGAQGSIEGHIRSHRLLGNVIRYSVEARGVELLVDVLNRSPADLHARGQRINLNIEDNAICEVA; from the coding sequence ATGAGTTTTCTGAGTATTCAAGGCCTGCATAAAAGCTACGGCAGCACCTCGATTTTTACCGACATCAACTGCGAAATCGCCAAAGGCGAGTTCATCACCCTGCTCGGCCCATCTGGCTGCGGCAAGTCCACCCTACTGCGCTGCATCGCCGGATTAACCGGGGTCAATGGCGGGCAGGTGCTCCTCGACGGCGAAGACCTGGTACCGGTTGCCCCGCAAAAACGCGGCATCGGCATGGTGTTCCAAAGCTACGCGCTGTTCCCCAACATGACCGTGCAGCAGAACGTGGCTTTTGGCCTGCGCATGCAGAAGGTCAAAAGCAGTGAAGCCGAGCAGCGGGTCAAAGAAGTGCTGGCGTTGGTTGAACTGAATGACTTCGCCAATCGCTACCCGCCGCAATTGTCCGGTGGCCAGTGCCAGCGCGTCGCCTTGGCACGTTCGCTGGTTACCCGCCCGCGCCTGCTGCTACTGGATGAGCCGTTGTCGGCGCTGGATGCGCGGATTCGCAAGCACCTGCGCGAGCAGATCCGCAACATCCAGCAGGAGATGGGCCTGACCACTATCTTCGTCACCCACGATCAGGAAGAAGCGCTGGTCATGAGTGACCGCATCTTCTTGATGAACGCCGGCAAGATCGTGCAGAGCGGCGACGCCGAAACCCTCTACACCGCCCCGGCCGATGTGTTTGCCGCCGGCTTTATCGGCAACTACAACCTGCTCGACGCCGATGCCGCCAGCCGTCTGTTGCTGCGGCCAATCCATAGCCGCGTGGCGATTCGCCCGGAGGCGATCCAGATCGGCGCGCAAGGCAGCATCGAAGGGCACATTCGCAGCCACCGCCTGCTCGGCAACGTGATTCGTTACAGCGTCGAAGCCCGTGGCGTCGAACTGCTGGTGGACGTGCTCAATCGCTCCCCGGCGGACCTGCACGCCCGTGGCCAGCGCATCAACCTGAACATTGAAGACAACGCAATCTGTGAGGTGGCCTGA
- a CDS encoding ABC transporter permease, which yields MSHAENRSPLFHQLVVYALMLILLMPLLGTLVYSLSTSWSATILPSGLTFKWYLALWSDTRFLSAFGRSLLICFAALALSLVLILPLLFVVSYHFPKLDAVMNVLILLPFAIPPVVSSVGLMQLFAGGPLPILGTPWILIGCYFTIALPFMYRAISNNLQAINLRDLMDAAHLLGASTSRAAFMVVLPNLRKGLMVSVFLSFSFLFGEFVFANLLVGSRYETLQVYLYNMRNDSGHFTSALVISYFMFVLLMTWAANRLNKDKS from the coding sequence ATGTCTCACGCTGAAAACCGCTCACCGTTGTTCCATCAGCTGGTGGTCTACGCCTTGATGCTGATTTTGCTTATGCCACTGCTGGGCACCTTGGTCTACTCGTTGTCTACCAGCTGGTCGGCGACCATTCTGCCGAGTGGACTGACCTTCAAGTGGTACCTGGCGCTGTGGAGCGACACACGCTTCCTGTCCGCCTTCGGCCGCTCGTTGCTGATCTGCTTTGCCGCATTGGCCTTGTCGCTGGTCTTGATTCTGCCGCTGCTGTTTGTGGTCAGTTATCACTTCCCCAAGCTCGACGCGGTGATGAACGTGCTGATCCTGCTGCCATTCGCCATTCCGCCGGTGGTCTCATCCGTGGGCTTGATGCAGTTGTTTGCCGGGGGCCCGCTACCGATCCTGGGTACGCCGTGGATTCTGATTGGCTGCTACTTCACCATCGCCCTGCCTTTTATGTACCGGGCGATCAGCAACAATCTGCAAGCGATCAACCTGCGTGACCTGATGGACGCCGCTCACTTGCTCGGCGCCAGCACCTCACGCGCAGCCTTTATGGTGGTGCTGCCCAACCTGCGTAAAGGTTTGATGGTGTCGGTGTTCCTCTCGTTCAGCTTCCTGTTTGGCGAGTTCGTGTTTGCCAACCTGCTGGTCGGCAGCCGCTATGAAACCCTGCAGGTGTACCTCTACAACATGCGCAACGACAGTGGTCACTTCACCAGCGCCCTGGTGATTTCCTACTTTATGTTCGTGCTGCTGATGACCTGGGCGGCCAACCGCCTGAATAAGGACAAGTCATGA